The Meriones unguiculatus strain TT.TT164.6M chromosome 3, Bangor_MerUng_6.1, whole genome shotgun sequence genomic sequence GAGTCCTGCCTCCTAGAATAGGAGAAAACAGAAGCAAGGAGAATTCACACGTGGCCAGAATCCAGGCCCTGGGCTTCCAACCACACTGTGACCCAGTCAGTCCCAGACCAAGGAAGGCCCGTGCTCAGAGCCGTTGGGCCTTGCCTGGCTCCCCTTATAGGACAAACCTGGTACCCCATGTGGTTGCTCAGCCTTGAGCCTCCATCAAAGGAGCAGGTGTGCAAATTGCGTACACTGGGACAGCTGGAGGCTGGGTGTCCCCACAAATCCCTTGCTGGTGCTCCCATTGCCCTGTCTCTGACGGCAGACATGGGCCTGGTGACCTGGCAGGAGTGCTCCAGCCGGAATGACACTGTGTGCAGGTGCAGCCCAGGCTATTTCTGTGAGACCCAGGAGGGGGCCCACTGCTCCACATGCTTGCCACACACCACCTGCCCTCCCGGACAGAGGCTGCAGAGGAGAGGTGAGCTAGCCGGCTGTAGGTGGCTCCTGGGTGGCTTCCCTCCTTCCAGTGCCCCTGCTGCCTGCTGTCTAGAAACCCTCCAGCTTAGGAAcagggcagaaagcatggcagcggGTGGGCAAGACTAGCCAGGGAATCTGGAAGACTGAGGGCAGAGAAAAGCCTTGCTGTTGAGACTCAGGAAGAGGGCAGAAGGCAGAGGGGGAAGGCGAGCAGGAGCAGCACCAATGGCTGCCACTTCTGGTCTGATCTCAGCTATGTAGCCTCAGCTTGGATGCCTAACAGGGAGCCCGACTTGTAGCGTAAACTGTGTCCAGCCCCATTACTCACCTAGATGTGACTGAGGTCTACCTCTGCCTTCCGTCTGGCATCTGACCAGGGCACCCAGAAGCGTTTGTGGGGTGAAGGTGGAAGGAACCCTGGGTAATTACATCAGGCCCTTTCCATGTCCATATGTCCTAAAACTGCCCAAGCCCTTGTCACGCATTCTCAGGGTGCTGCCTTCCAGCCACAGAGCACTGTGTGCCGGAAGGCTCCAGAACAGGCAGCTCCCTGCAAGCCTGAGCCGCGTCCGTCTGCCTGTCCTTCTCCACCTCCCAGGTACTTACAGCCAGGACACTGTGTGTGCCAGCTGCCCAACAGGGACCTTTTCACCAGGAGGGACACAGGAGGAATGTCTGTCCTGGACCAAGTAGGTGACCTGCACCCTGTGGAAGGAAGCACTTGTTCCCCGGGAGATGAGTGCCCAAACCCAGCTGAGCTGCACCCTGAGTGGGCTGCGCTCAGAAGCCCCAGCGCAGAGATCATGGGGCTTTAGCCAGGACGGTACAGGCTGTGGCCAGTTCCCACCAGAGATGTGGGGCTTCCTGTGCTTCTGGAGCTGGGATGGGCACTGTTAGACgattgtcttagttaaggtttctattgctgtgaagcgacaccatgaccatggcaactgttataaaggaaaacatttatttgcggctggcttacagttcagaggtgcagtccattatcatcatggggggagcacagcagtgtgcaggcagacacgtTACTAGAGATGAAGtttggattggcaggcagcaagaagagagggtgacactgggcctggcacaTCGGAAACCGCAaagcccagtgacacacttcttctaacaaggccacactccAAAAGGTGTTCCTAATAGtgcatatgagcctatgggggccattttcattcaaaccaccacaattgtgttctcaggtgagTTCCCTCTCCACCTGAGTCAGGACCCCTTCAGTGTGGGTCCAGACCCTAGAGCCAACCTGAGAACTCAGGGTCTCTGATAAGAACTCTGAGGATAGCTAGGCTTCCTTGGGTGGCCAGGTGTGGCTTCCCGAGGGAAGGGAGCAGCAGTCCATCCTCCCTGTCCTCATCTCTCTTCACTGCCAGTTCAGTCCCCAGCTTTGGCCCTAGCAccccctccctgtcctccctactttcctctttccttccttccgtccttttttctccctcctttcctcccctcatccctcccttcttccttcctctcctccttcctttcttccctccctcccttttcccctccttccttcctttcttccttccttctctccctctctctccctctttccctctctctctccttccctccctccttctttcctttcctccctccctcctttcttcctaccttccctccctctctccctccttcattctctcccttcttccctccctcctttcttccctccctttccttccttcttttcctcccttcctccttacttccctctctctctccctccttccctctcttccttcttctctccctctttcattcttccctccctcctttcttccctaactctcttttccctccttccctcctttcttcctatcctccctctctcccttcttccctccctacttctttccctccctccctactcccctccctcccttcttccctccctcccttccttctttctctccccctttctctcctttctttccctccctctcttcctccctcccttcctcttttcttccttgctAATGTTTCTACCCTgctccttcacttctctttccttatctcttatttctttcctttctctgtttctccataAAGGGCTTAAAAACTGTGACAAAGCCCGAGTCCTGTCTCAGAGCTGTTGACCAACCAATTAGCCCTGAACTGCATGGACCTTGCCCCAGCCCTACATTGTCCAGGCTGATGACCTATCCCCACAGCCCATGTCATGTCCCATGACTGCTCTCTCCTAGGTGCAAAGCATGGATTGAgaaagaagcggaacatgggacCAGCAGCACAGATGCCATTTGCTCCATTTCCTGGAGCTTCATTTTACTCATCCTTGTGGGACTTGTGATAGCTGGGCTAGGAATCCTCATCATCATTTGTAGGCGAAGAAGGCTGCACAACAGTGAGTAACACCCCATTTCTTCTAAGGCTCCCAAGAGTGGTCCCAGGGTCTTCGCAGGGCTTGGCTCTCTCTGTGCACGGTGGCTAGTAGTAGAGGCCTTCCTCAGAGCTCAGCTGTCGGGTGGCCTCTCTGGAGGCCCTCACTTCTTCCTTCAGCCTCTCTACTTttgccctctcttccttctttccttcctttcattgtcagtcttcctcctctctcatctcagCTGGGGCCTGCTGAGTTCGGCACTAGAGACCAGCTTGCAGACCAACTCAGGTCTGGGAAGCTCTGGGCCATGCTTCAGGGAAGCAAAGCCAACAAGGACCAGACAAGCCACACTCTTGTCAGTGAGGAAGCTCACCCCTGGGTGCCCGTGGTGTGGGAGGCCTCTTCCCTAGGCTCTGTGGTGGGCTGGGTAGACCATCCCCCTCTTTGCTCATGGTAAGCTGGTTCGCCAACTCTGTGAAGTAGGAGTGTGGTCGACTTTGGCCTCCAGGAAGGTGGCACCTGTTCTTTCCAGGTGGGCCTCTTGTGGGTCGTGACACATGTCTCAagcccacttcctcttctcttaGTGTAGGTCAGACTCTGGAGGTAGATCACACAGTTGGAAGCCAGAATGTGGGTTCTCCATGGTTGTGTGCTCATCTCCCCCAGCCAGTCTTGCTTCGGCCTGTCCATGACCTGATGTCTTTGTGTTACAGGCCCAGTGGCCAGGGAGCTGGAGCCTTTCCAGGTATCATTGCTAGGGGTGTTTGAATTGGGGAGGAGGCTCCAACTGGCTGAAGGACCCAACCCCATAGTCTATAGCTGGACTTTACATGTCCCTGAGAACCATGCAGTccctgcctggtgcctgagggGCAGGAATTCACCCTGGGTTTCTCTGGCAGGGGGACAAACAGGAGAACACTGTCAGGTTTCCAGTCACTGAGGTGGGGCTTGCTGTGACTGAGGAGAAGCCAACCTTCAACTGTGAGAATTCTGGGTGATGAGACACCTTGGATGCCCTGGTGGGAAGCTTCCATATGCCTCGGGGGCATGGAAGATGCCCTGGCCTGCTCTCACGGGCCCCTCCACCCAaatcctaagtgctgggattaagacacACAGCACTATGTCAAACCTCTTAAGTGATTTTGGGGATGAATTTGGGCCCTTATGATGTGCGGTGACACCATTCCCACATCTTCAGAGCAACTTTCTAAAttatttgcagttttttttttctacttgacatgggaaataaatatttttgttacaCGCCCTGTCTCTGTACACATTTTGTGCCTCATTCGTCTGACCTGTCATTGTGATGGTGGCTGTGCCAAGGTGACCCTGTTCCTGTGTCATGTGGTCACTTGGCGAGGGGCATTCGTTGGCAGGAGGAGCAATCACCCTCATGGATGTGAAGGTAACCGTGGGTTTTTCATCCTACTCTGTGGCTTTATTTCATCCCTGCCATCTTTCCTGGCCCCAGTGCTTCTGTGGGCACCCTTCCCAACGAGATTCCTTGCACATTTCACATCATTCTATGGAAGTGGCTGCTGTCAAGCTGAGCGCTGCATTCTAGGCTTCCCTGTCCCCTCAGCAGTACAGCAGTTCTTCTCCCAAGAACTGTTTGCATTTAGGAGTTGAGACTGCGGCTAAGTGTGCTCATTCTGAGGTGCGCAGAGGTTGACCTTGAGTGTAGCTTGATTGAGTTCAGAGGCACCTGCGAGCTCAGTCAAGGACACTCAGGTGCATCTGTGGAGCACCTCCAGGGATAAGCCATCCTGTCCTGAGCAAAGGCACAACCATCCCATGAGATATGCCCAGACGGAAGAAAAAAAGGGAATGAAGTTCAGGAGAACCAACACTCCCCCTCTGCTCCCTGGCTGCTGTGAGCTGGGCCACTGTGCTCTGCTGTACAGATCCACGTGGACCCCTGCCATACTGCAGGCCCAGAAGCAACTGAGCCAGTGACCACGGACACTGCGGAACAGCCTTCTCCTTGAAATAGTTCCCCCAGGTACTTGCACAGCAACGGAAAGTCTCATTGTTGCTACATGTCACAGCTCAGCATATCTATCATTTTATCTCCTTCTTAGTCACtcttctattgttgtgaagagacaccatggcaaagcaactcttataaaagaaagggctttctcacagtttcagagggttaatccattatcatcatgacaggaagcagaggcgtggCCCTGGAGGAGTAGCTGAGAACTTTGAATCCTTATCTACAAGcagcaggtacacacacacacaaacacacacatagagggGGCGGAGGAAGACGGAGAGAGGCTGGTCCTGTGGCCTTTTGAAAACTCTAAACCCCAGCGACCCGCCTCCTCCAATATGGCCACATCTCTGAATTTCCCCAAACAGCTCTGCTAACtgggggccaagcattcaaaccagCACAATCTCTGTGTCCATCTTTCTCGTCTGTGCATCTGTCATCCACCCGTCTTCTCTCGTTATCATCTATCTTTAACATTTCATGTGTCTCTCTTCTTTATCCCGTATAACCTTGCTGCTCACCAGCTCATCCGCCTGTGGCACACAGAGAGGAAGCAGTATGTTACGGAAGTTGAGTGAGGAGGCAGGTATGGACACTTTATACAAATTTGCTGTTTCAGGTGGGCTGCAGCTAGACTGCAGAATGACAGAACATGAATGTCTCACAGGACACCCGAACATGAACCTGGTGATCACGTAACACCGGGAGCCTCTGTCCTCCAGGGAGCCACGCCAAGctgggtgtgtgtgcacacgcacggATGCAGCCTTCCTAACCTCATTGATCTGTGAGGTGCAGATGCAGACAGACAGGTCAGATGCAGCCAATGACCTGTCTGGTCTGTTTTCTTCGGAGAGTCTCCCAGCAAACTAAAGGAGACAAAATCAGTGGCTTGTAACATGGGATCTTATGTGGGGACTTGGTGCCACCAGCATACAGAGAGCACTTGATGCCCCTGGTGTGAGCTTGAGGTAAATTCACTTTTCTCCTGATCACTTTCTAAACTCTTCATTCTGATCTGAATTGCAGGGTTCAGTTTTCTGCCCCTCAGGACCATATTTTGCCCAGTAAAATGTCCACTGTATTGTTGTAGATCTGTAGGCCTCTGGCTTTGCTCTGACTACATCTAGGGCCTGGTCTCCAAACACAACACCAAGGTTGCCCTAGAATTTTGAATTAACAAAGTAGATGTCAGAATCACTGGGAGGTGGGGGACGGGGACTGACTGTTAAATAAGATTTGGGCACAGTGGGGCCTGAGCGCTGCTTTTGGTGTTGGCAGGGTGGGTGGGCCTACAACTTCGGGAGCAGAGACGTGAGCCTGGGATCGATGCCTGCTGCTCTGCCACAGCAGAGccctcttctctctgccctctgccctcccggAGCAGGACAGGGTATGCACGCTCAACCAGCGTAGACAGAGTTCACAGCCACCGGAACAAACTGAGGCCTGGGGCAGGTGTGTAGCACTGTGTTCCTTGAGTTGGCTGTCTGAGGCCGAGGAGGACACTGGGGATGCCCAGTCTGGATCAACACTGGAGCCACGGGTCCCCAGAACCAGTACCTTCAAGCCCAGCTTCTCTTCTTCATGTGGGGTGTGACTCTATCCTGGGAGATGTGAGGAAATGTCTCATTACCTAGATAGGGCTCTGAAGGCCTTTGCCCTGCAGGCCCACCCCTGCTGTAATGGGGCCTCGGAGGTGCCGCCTCTGGAGTGTTCTGGGAATGAGGTGTGGTCCACAGAGGCTGGGGTGAGGGGATGGCACCGAATGCCCAGAGGGCAGCACAGGGGCCAGTGGGAAGGAAAGTGCTGAGGTTCATCTGAGGCCTGGGAATTGGGAAGGGCAGGACTCACTAGCATGGAGTCTGCAGAGAGCCATACTTGGAAAAGGGACAGAGCTCCAGTGACCCCTGCGCGTCCACCTTTGCAGTCCTGACCGGAGGTTGGAGTTGAAGTAGAGAACAGAGTTATTCATGCTTCAGCAGTTGCCGTGGTTCCCCCAGACCCATGACTGCCTCTCCTGTGACATGGCCTGACAGACTAAAACTCTGCTTTCTCTTTTGACTGGCTCAAGCTTTAGGCTTTCTTTTCTCATAATATGAGACTTCTGGGGTAATTCCAATCCCCAGGGACCCACTGCTTCAATAGTCTGAGAGTCAGTGTGAAGAACAAAGTGTTTAGAATATCTTCCTCTCTGCAGGCGAGCCACAGCTACCCCGCAGGCCAACGGCCCCTAGAGCCAAGAGCTAAGATTGGCCCATATAGCACAGAGCCTGTAAAACCATCTACACCAACCAGCCCAGGCCAGGTCTTCAGCTTATGACCTCAGGGTCCATGTGCGTCAACCAGGATTATTCTCTGTACCATAGAGTCTGGGAGGCCATCTATAACAGCCAAGCCTAGGCCTGCTCAATGGGCCTTGTCTGGccatttccatggaaaccaccTGAAGGCTCTTACCTGTAGGTACCTTGCTTCTTCTGCTTGCTGATCAACCCCGGGGCTTCCCCGGGTGGCCATCTGTGGCATGGAGGCGGGGCTGTAGCAAGCCTTCTTCCCAATGGTGGTTTCCCCTGGTCTGGGGCCTGCCACACTATGCCATGGTAGCTCCTGCACTGAGAGATAGGCCACAGGGCTGGACCTGTCTCTCCGGG encodes the following:
- the Tnfrsf14 gene encoding tumor necrosis factor receptor superfamily member 14 isoform X1 gives rise to the protein MKKMKPPPGWGSSPRRVAPTDNTFRLVSCVVLLNFMPCVSAQPVCREKEFPVGGECCPMCYPGYHVKHPCSEQTGTVCAPCPPQTYTAHANGLSKCLPCGVCDPDMGLVTWQECSSRNDTVCRCSPGYFCETQEGAHCSTCLPHTTCPPGQRLQRRGTYSQDTVCASCPTGTFSPGGTQEECLSWTKCKAWIEKEAEHGTSSTDAICSISWSFILLILVGLVIAGLGILIIICRRRRLHNSPVARELEPFQGDKQENTVRFPVTEVGLAVTEEKPTFNCENSG
- the Tnfrsf14 gene encoding tumor necrosis factor receptor superfamily member 14 isoform X2; translated protein: MKKMKPPPGWGSSPRRVAPTDNTFRLVSCVVLLNFMPCVSAQPVCREKEFPVGGECCPMCYPDMGLVTWQECSSRNDTVCRCSPGYFCETQEGAHCSTCLPHTTCPPGQRLQRRGTYSQDTVCASCPTGTFSPGGTQEECLSWTKCKAWIEKEAEHGTSSTDAICSISWSFILLILVGLVIAGLGILIIICRRRRLHNSPVARELEPFQGDKQENTVRFPVTEVGLAVTEEKPTFNCENSG
- the Tnfrsf14 gene encoding tumor necrosis factor receptor superfamily member 14 isoform X3, whose product is MKKMKPPPGWGSSPRRVAPTDNTFRLVSCVVLLNFMPCVSAQPVCREKEFPVGGECCPMCYPGYHVKHPCSEQTGTVCAPCPPQTYTAHANGLSKCLPCGVCDPGTYSQDTVCASCPTGTFSPGGTQEECLSWTKCKAWIEKEAEHGTSSTDAICSISWSFILLILVGLVIAGLGILIIICRRRRLHNSPVARELEPFQGDKQENTVRFPVTEVGLAVTEEKPTFNCENSG